From Sodalis glossinidius str. 'morsitans', the proteins below share one genomic window:
- a CDS encoding lysozyme yields MSIKHAAAPMCAVTAIIVLVVSHGQVRTNTDGLKLIGNAEGCLREPYRCPAGRLTDGIGNTHSVKPGTYKTDQQIAADWQRNILDAEHCINTYFRGYEMPDNTFSAMTSAAFTTGCYGLRTYKGKDNQRHETTLHKLAQKGKWREMCERLSEFNNGGKYPGLTKRREAERQLCLKSV; encoded by the coding sequence ATGAGCATTAAACACGCCGCCGCCCCAATGTGTGCCGTGACCGCCATAATTGTGTTGGTTGTTTCACACGGACAGGTGCGCACCAATACCGATGGACTTAAGCTTATCGGCAATGCGGAAGGTTGTCTCCGGGAGCCATATCGTTGCCCCGCCGGTCGATTAACCGACGGTATTGGCAATACTCACAGCGTCAAGCCCGGCACTTACAAAACAGACCAGCAGATAGCGGCAGACTGGCAACGTAATATTCTGGATGCAGAGCACTGCATCAACACCTATTTCCGCGGCTATGAGATGCCGGACAATACTTTTAGCGCGATGACTTCTGCCGCGTTCACCACGGGTTGCTACGGCTTGCGTACTTACAAAGGGAAGGACAACCAGCGCCACGAGACGACCCTTCATAAACTGGCGCAGAAGGGAAAATGGCGTGAGATGTGTGAGCGTCTGTCAGAGTTCAACAACGGCGGTAAATACCCCGGCCTCACGAAGCGCCGGGAAGCTGAGCGCCAATTGTGCCTGAAGTCCGTGTAA
- a CDS encoding response regulator codes for MKAIIVEDEFLALEELRCLVEKHSRLDIVATFDDGLDVLRYLQNHEVDVVFLDINIPSLDGVLLAQSISKLVRRPAHFHYRL; via the coding sequence ATGAAAGCCATTATTGTTGAAGACGAGTTTCTGGCTCTGGAAGAGTTGCGCTGTTTAGTGGAAAAACACAGCCGCCTGGACATCGTCGCCACATTTGACGATGGGCTGGATGTGCTGCGCTATTTGCAAAATCATGAGGTGGATGTGGTGTTCCTGGATATCAATATCCCGTCGCTGGACGGAGTTTTATTGGCCCAGAGCATCAGCAAATTGGTGCGCAGGCCGGCTCATTTTCATTACCGCTTATAA
- a CDS encoding NupC/NupG family nucleoside CNT transporter, protein MSRILHFVLALAVVAILAMLVSRDRKSVRVRFIIQLLAIEILLAYFFLNSQIGLGFVQGFSALFDKLLGFAAEGTGFVFGNMNKKGLAFFFLNVLCPIVFISALIGILQHIRVLPFVIRIIGTVLSKINGMGKLESFNAISSLILGQSENFIAYKDILGKISERRMYTMAATAMSTVSMSIVGAYMTMLAPKYVVAALVLNMFSTFIVLSLLNPYRVEKEEDLQMSTLHEGQSFFEMLGEYILAGFKVAIIVAAMLIGFIALIAAVNALFSLIFGISFQDILGYIFFPFAWVMGVPAHEALQVGSIMATKLVSNEFVAMIDLQKVAGELSPRSVGILSVFLVSFANFSSIGIVAGAIKGLNEHQGNVVSRYGLKLVYGSTLVSVLSAAITGLVI, encoded by the coding sequence ATGTCACGCATTTTACACTTTGTCCTGGCGCTCGCCGTGGTGGCGATCCTGGCAATGTTGGTGAGTCGCGATCGTAAAAGCGTTCGCGTCCGTTTCATTATTCAGCTGTTAGCAATTGAAATCCTGCTCGCTTATTTCTTCCTCAATTCCCAGATAGGCCTGGGTTTCGTGCAAGGTTTCTCCGCCCTGTTTGATAAATTGCTGGGTTTTGCCGCTGAAGGCACCGGTTTCGTGTTCGGCAATATGAATAAAAAAGGGCTGGCGTTCTTTTTCCTGAATGTGTTGTGCCCGATTGTGTTCATCTCAGCGCTAATCGGCATTCTACAGCACATCCGCGTGCTGCCCTTCGTTATTCGCATCATTGGCACCGTGTTATCCAAGATTAACGGTATGGGCAAACTGGAATCGTTCAATGCCATCAGTTCACTGATCCTAGGTCAGTCGGAAAACTTTATCGCCTATAAGGATATCCTTGGCAAAATATCCGAGCGCCGCATGTACACTATGGCCGCCACGGCGATGTCGACAGTGTCCATGTCCATTGTTGGCGCCTATATGACCATGCTGGCGCCGAAATATGTCGTGGCGGCACTGGTGCTGAATATGTTCAGTACGTTTATCGTTCTGTCTTTGCTTAACCCCTATCGGGTCGAAAAAGAAGAAGACCTGCAGATGAGTACTTTACACGAAGGGCAAAGCTTCTTTGAGATGCTGGGAGAATATATTCTCGCCGGTTTCAAGGTAGCGATTATTGTCGCGGCGATGCTTATCGGCTTCATTGCGCTGATTGCCGCCGTAAACGCGCTGTTTAGCCTGATATTCGGTATCAGCTTCCAGGACATCCTTGGCTATATTTTCTTTCCCTTCGCCTGGGTGATGGGCGTGCCAGCGCACGAAGCGCTACAGGTGGGCAGCATTATGGCCACCAAACTGGTGTCGAATGAATTCGTCGCTATGATCGATTTGCAGAAAGTCGCCGGTGAGTTATCGCCGCGCTCGGTGGGCATTCTGTCGGTATTTTTGGTTTCGTTTGCCAACTTTTCTTCCATCGGCATTGTCGCGGGTGCCATTAAAGGCCTGAACGAGCATCAGGGCAACGTTGTCTCCCGCTACGGCCTGAAACTGGTTTATGGCTCCACGCTGGTCAGCGTGTTGTCCGCCGCCATCACCGGCCTGGTTATCTAA
- a CDS encoding aldo/keto reductase, with protein sequence MATAGPDAARNDVLRQVKDGGRLELIAHQLTDMSAGAKQSRLLIANQIHRNLANNYGPPPGSAEENFGRLLREDFTPYRDELIISTKAGYTMWQGPYGDWGSKKYLVASLNQSLKRLGLDYVDIFYHHRPVPDTPLAGGVLTDRYLNGIPEDSRAASQSQFLSGAQLTEEKMAKVRRLNAIAVARGQKLVQMALAWVLRGDRVTSVLIGASKTAQIDDAVAMLANRQFSERELADIDAILAGI encoded by the coding sequence TTGGCGACTGCCGGCCCTGACGCAGCGCGGAACGACGTCCTGCGGCAGGTTAAGGACGGCGGGCGGTTAGAGCTTATAGCCCATCAGTTGACGGATATGAGCGCTGGCGCCAAGCAGTCCAGGCTGCTCATAGCGAATCAAATACACCGGAATCTTGCCAATAATTATGGTCCACCCCCGGGCTCGGCGGAGGAAAATTTTGGCCGGCTGCTGCGCGAAGACTTTACGCCTTATCGAGACGAATTGATTATTTCCACCAAGGCGGGCTATACCATGTGGCAGGGGCCCTATGGCGATTGGGGATCAAAAAAATACCTGGTGGCCAGCCTGAATCAGAGCTTGAAACGTTTAGGTCTGGATTATGTGGATATTTTCTATCATCACAGGCCGGTTCCGGACACGCCGCTGGCAGGCGGTGTTCTGACCGATCGCTATCTTAACGGGATTCCAGAAGACTCGCGTGCCGCCAGCCAGAGCCAATTTCTCTCCGGGGCGCAATTGACCGAGGAAAAAATGGCGAAAGTCCGTCGTCTGAACGCGATTGCCGTCGCGCGCGGGCAAAAACTGGTGCAAATGGCGTTGGCGTGGGTATTGCGCGGCGATCGCGTAACGTCAGTGCTGATCGGCGCCAGCAAAACCGCGCAGATTGATGATGCGGTCGCCATGCTGGCCAACCGGCAATTCAGCGAGCGGGAGCTCGCCGACATCGACGCCATCCTGGCCGGAATTTAA
- a CDS encoding SMR family transporter — translation MQWFILFVAGLFEVIWAIGLKYTHGFTRPLPSLLVLGALSLSFLLLSWSMKTLPAGTAYAIWSSIGAALVGMSVLGEAVTAGRIISLYLLIAGIAGLKYFTPQRWV, via the coding sequence ATGCAGTGGTTCATTCTCTTCGTCGCCGGCCTGTTTGAAGTCATCTGGGCCATCGGCTTGAAATATACCCACGGTTTTACCCGCCCCCTCCCAAGCCTGCTGGTCCTTGGTGCTCTGAGCCTCAGCTTTTTGCTGCTCTCCTGGTCCATGAAAACCCTGCCGGCGGGAACTGCTTACGCTATCTGGAGCAGTATCGGCGCCGCACTGGTCGGCATGAGTGTATTGGGCGAAGCGGTCACGGCCGGACGCATTATCAGCCTGTACCTGCTCATCGCCGGCATTGCCGGGCTAAAATACTTCACCCCTCAACGCTGGGTGTGA
- the gltX gene encoding glutamate--tRNA ligase has translation MKIKTRFAPSPTGYLHVGGARTALYSWLFARHLGGEFLLRIEDTDLERSTQPAIDAIMDGMNWLNLDWDEGPYFQTKRFDRYNAVIDDMLSKGTAYHCYCSKERLETLREAQMARGEKPRYDGRCRDSHEHHADDEPCVVRFRNPQDGSVVFNDLIRGPIEFSNQELDDLIIRRIDGSPTYNFCVVVDDFDMAITHVIRGEDHINNTPRQINILKALGAPVPAYAHVSMILGDDGKKLSKRHGAVGVMQYRDDGFLPEALLNYLVRLGWSHGDQEIFSVDEMKQLFSFEAVSKSASAFNTEKLLWLNHHYINHLPADYVATHLVLHIEQQGIDTRTGPQLAALVKLLGERCKTLKEIAASCRYFYEDFSEFDADAAKKHLRPVAVLALEAVRANLAALSEWTPATVHAAIEQTAEALQVGMGKVGMPLRVAVTGTGQSPALDVTVHAIGQSRCLARIVKALDFIACRTQESAG, from the coding sequence ATGAAAATTAAAACCCGTTTCGCGCCTAGTCCCACCGGCTATTTACATGTCGGTGGCGCGCGCACCGCGCTCTATTCGTGGCTGTTCGCCCGCCATCTGGGCGGGGAGTTTTTGCTGCGCATAGAAGACACCGATCTTGAGCGCTCAACGCAGCCGGCGATTGACGCCATTATGGATGGTATGAACTGGCTCAACCTGGATTGGGACGAAGGCCCCTATTTTCAGACTAAACGTTTCGACCGCTATAACGCGGTCATTGACGATATGCTGTCCAAGGGCACCGCCTATCACTGTTATTGCTCCAAAGAGCGGTTGGAAACGTTGCGCGAAGCGCAGATGGCCCGGGGCGAAAAACCGCGCTACGACGGCCGCTGCCGTGACAGCCATGAGCATCACGCCGACGATGAACCCTGCGTGGTGCGTTTTCGCAACCCGCAGGACGGCTCGGTGGTGTTTAATGATCTGATCCGTGGGCCTATTGAGTTTAGCAATCAGGAGCTGGATGATCTCATCATCCGCCGCATCGACGGGTCTCCCACCTACAATTTCTGCGTGGTGGTCGACGATTTTGATATGGCGATAACTCACGTTATCCGCGGAGAAGACCATATCAATAACACGCCGCGCCAAATCAATATCCTCAAGGCGCTGGGCGCGCCGGTGCCGGCCTATGCCCACGTCTCGATGATCCTGGGCGATGATGGCAAAAAACTCTCCAAACGCCACGGCGCGGTAGGGGTCATGCAATACCGCGATGACGGTTTTTTGCCGGAAGCGCTGCTGAACTATTTGGTGCGACTGGGATGGTCCCACGGCGATCAAGAGATTTTCAGCGTTGACGAGATGAAACAGCTCTTTAGCTTTGAGGCGGTGAGCAAGTCCGCCAGCGCTTTCAACACCGAAAAGCTGCTGTGGCTGAATCACCATTACATTAATCATCTGCCGGCCGACTACGTCGCTACGCATCTGGTCTTGCATATCGAGCAGCAGGGAATTGATACCCGCACCGGCCCGCAGCTGGCGGCACTGGTGAAGCTGCTGGGCGAGCGCTGCAAGACGCTGAAAGAGATAGCGGCCAGCTGCCGCTACTTCTACGAGGATTTCAGCGAATTCGATGCCGACGCGGCCAAGAAGCATTTGCGCCCGGTGGCAGTTTTGGCTCTGGAGGCGGTACGCGCCAATCTGGCGGCGCTCAGTGAATGGACGCCGGCCACGGTACATGCGGCTATTGAGCAAACGGCCGAGGCGCTACAGGTCGGCATGGGTAAGGTCGGTATGCCGCTGCGCGTTGCGGTTACCGGCACCGGCCAGTCTCCCGCCCTTGACGTCACCGTGCATGCCATAGGCCAGTCGCGCTGTCTGGCGCGAATCGTTAAGGCGTTGGACTTTATCGCCTGCCGGACGCAGGAAAGCGCCGGTTAG
- a CDS encoding HP1 family phage holin — translation MGNHTIGYAYSWGFVTCLLGMFSLSQWALILGIVSTLVTFFLNWYYRYKEYRFRTKSDEH, via the coding sequence ATGGGAAATCACACAATCGGCTACGCCTATAGCTGGGGCTTTGTCACGTGCCTGTTGGGCATGTTCTCGCTCAGTCAGTGGGCATTGATTCTGGGTATTGTCAGCACTCTAGTCACTTTTTTTCTGAACTGGTATTACCGCTACAAGGAATACCGTTTTAGGACGAAAAGCGATGAGCATTAA